The window NNNNNNNNNNNNNNNNNNNNNNNNNNNNNNNNNNNNNNNNNNNNNNNNNNNNNNNNNNNNNNNNNNNNNNNNNNNNNNNNNNNNNNNNNNNNNNNNNNNNNNNNNNNNNNNNNNNNNNNNNNNNNNNNNNNNNNNNNNNNNNNNNNNNNNNNNNNNNNNNNNNNNNNNNNNNNNNNNNNNNNNNNNNNNNNNNNNNNNNNNNNNNNNNNNNNNNNNNNNNNNNNNNNNNNNNNNNNNNNNNNNNNNNNNNNNNNNNNNNNNNNNNNNNNNNNNNNNNNNNNNNNNNNNNNNNNNNNNNNNNNNNNNNNNNNNNNNNNNNNNNNNNNNNNNNNNNNNNNNNNNNNNNNNNNNNNNNNNNNNNNNNNNNNNNNNNNNNNNNNNNNNNNNNNNNNNNNNNNNNNNNNNNNNNNNNNNNNNNNNNNNNNNNNNNNNNNNNNNNNNNNNNNNNNNNNNNNNNNNNNNNNNNNNNNNNNNNNNNNNNNNNNNNNNNNNNNNNNNNNNNNNNNNNNNNNNNNNNNNNNNNNNNNNNNNNNNNNNNNNNNNNNNNNNNNNNNNNNNNNNNNNNNNNNNNNNNNNNNNNNNNNNNNNNNNNNNNNNNNNNNNNNNNNNNNNNNNNNNNNNNNNNNNNNNNNNNNNNNNNNNNNNNNNNNNNNNNNNNNNNNNNNNNNNNNNNNNNNNNNNNNNNNNNNNNNNNNNNNNNNNNNNNNNNNNNNNNNNNNNNNNNNNNNNNNNNNNNNNNNNNNNNNNNNNNNNNNNNNNNNNNNNNNNNNNNNNNNNNNNNNNNNNNNNNNNNNNNNNNNNNNNNNNNNNNNNNNNNNNNNNNNNNNNNNNNNNNNNNNNNNNNNNNNNNNNNNNNNNNNNNNNNNNNNNNNNNNNNNNNNNNNNNNNNNNNNNNNNNNNNNNNNNNNNNNNNNNNNNNNNNNNNNNNNNNNNNNNNNNNNNNNNNNNNNNNNNNNNNNNNNNNNNNNNNNNNNNNNNNNNNNNNNNNNNNNNNNNNNNNNNNNNNNNNNNNNNNNNNNNNNNNNNNNNNNNNNNNNNNNNNNNNNNNNNNNNNNNNNNNNNNNNNNNNNNNNNNNNNNNNNNNNNNNNNNNNNNNNNNNNNNNNNNNNNNNNNNNNNNNNNNNNNNNNNNNNNNNNNNNNNNNNNNNNNNNNNNNNNNNNNNNNNNNNNNNNNNNNNNNNNNNNNNNNNNNNNNNNNNNNNNNNNNNNNNNNNNNNNNNNNNNNNNNNNNNNNNNNNNNNNNNNNNNNNNNNNNNNNNNNNNNNNNNNNNNNNNNNNNNNNNNNNNNNNNNNNNNNNNNNNNNNNNNNNNNNNNNNNNNNNNNNNNNNNNNNNNNNNNNNNNNNNNNNNNNNNNNNNNNNNNNNNNNNNNNNNNNNNNNNNNNNNNNNNNNNNNNNNNNNNNNNNNNNNNNNNNNNNNNNNNNNNNNNNNNNNNNNNNNNNNNNNNNNNNNNNNNNNNNNNNNNNNNNNNNNNNNNNNNNNNNNNNNNNNNNNNNNNNNNNNNNNNNNNNNNNNNNNNNNNNNNNNNNNNNNNNNNNNNNNNNNNNNNNNNNNNNNNNNNNNNNNNNNNNNNNNNNNNNNNNNNNNNNNNNNNNNNNNNNNNNNNNNNNNNNNNNNNNNNNNNNNNNNNNNNNNNNNNNNNNNNNNNNNNNNNNNNNNNNNNNNNNNNNNNNNNNNNNNNNNNNNNNNNNNNNNNNNNNNNNNNNNNNNNNNNNNNNNNNNNNNNNNNNNNNNNNNNNNNNNNNNNNNNNNNNNNNNNNNNNNNNNNNNNNNNNNNNNNNNNNNNNNNNNNNNNNNNNNNNNNNNNNNNNNNNNNNNNNNNNNNNNNNNNNNNNNNNNNNNNNNNNNNNNNNNNNNNNNNNNNNNNNNNNNNNNNNNNNNNNNNNNNNNNNNNNNNNNNNNNNNNNNNNNNNNNNNNNNNNNNNNNNNNNNNNNNNNNNNNNNNNNNNNNNNNNNNNNNNNNNNNNNNNNNNNNNNNNNNNNNNNNNNNNNNNNNNNNNNNNNNNNNNNNNNNNNNNNNNNNNNNNNNNNNNNNNNNNNNNNNNNNNNNNNNNNNNNNNNNNNNNNNNNNNNNNNNNNNNNNNNNNNNNNNNNNNNNNNNNNNNNNNNNNNNNNNNNNNNNNNNNNNNNNNNNNNNNNNNNNNNNNNNNNNNNNNNNNNNNNNNNNNNNNNNNNNNNNNNNNNNNNNNNNNNNNNNNNNNNNNNNNNNNNNNNNNNNNNNNNNNNNNNNNNNNNNNNNNNNNNNNNNNNNNNNNNNNNNNNNNNNNNNNNNNNNNNNNNNNNNNNNNNNNNNNNNNNNNNNNNNNNNNNNNNNNNNNNNNNNNNNNNNNNNNNNNNNNNNNNNNNNNNNNNNNNNNNNNNNNNNNNNNNNNNNNNNNNNNNNNNNNNNNNNNNNNNNNNNNNNNNNNNNNNNNNNNNNNNNNNNNNNNNNNNNNNNNNNNNNNNNNNNNNNNNNNNNNNNNNNNNNNNNNNNNNNNNNNNNNNNNNNNNNNNNNNNNNNNNNNNNNNNNNNNNNNNNNNNNNNNNNNNNNNNNNNNNNNNNNNNNNNNNNNNNNNNNNNNNNNNNNNNNNNNNNNNNNNNNNNNNNNNNNNNNNNNNNNNNNNNNNNNNNNNNNNNNNNNNNNNNNNNNNNNNNNNNNNNNNNNNNNNNNNNNNNNNNNNNNNNNNNNNNNNNNNNNNNNNNNNNNNNNNNNNNNNNNNNNNNNNNNNNNNNNNNNNNNNNNNNNNNNNNNNNNNNNNNNNNNNNNNNNNNNNNNNNNNNNNNNNNNNNNNNNNNNNNNNNNNNNNNNNNNNNNNNNNNNNNNNNNNNNNNNNNNNNNNNNNNNNNNNNNNNNNNNNNNNNNNNNNNNNNNNNNNNNNNNNNNNNNNNNNNNNNNNNNNNNNNNNNNNNNNNNNNNNNNNNNNNNNNNNNNNNNNNNNNNNNNNNNNNNNNNNNNNNNNNNNNNNNNNNNNNNNNNNNNNNNNNNNNNNNNNNNNNNNNNNNNNNNNNNNNNNNNNNNNNNNNNNNNNNNNNNNNNNNNNNNNNNNNNNNNNNNNNNNNNNNNNNNNNNNNNNNNNNNNNNNNNNNNNNNNNNNNNNNNNNNNNNNNNNNNNNNNNNNNNNNNNNNNNNNNNNNNNNNNNNNNNNNNNNNNNNNNNNNNNNNNNNNNNNNNNNNNNNNNNNNNNNNNNNNNNNNNNNNNNNNNNNNNNNNNNNNNNNNNNNNNNNNNNNNNNNNNNNNNNNNNNNNNNNNNNNNNNNNNNNNNNNNNNNNNNNNNNNNNNNNNNNNNNNNNNNNNNNNNNNNNNNNNNNNNNNNNNNNNNNNNNNNNNNNNNNNNNNNNNNNNNNNNNNNNNNNNNNNNNNNNNNNNNNNNNNNNNNNNNNNNNNNNNNNNNNNNNNNNNNNNNNNNNNNNNNNNNNNNNNNNNNNNNNNNNNNNNNNNNNNNNNNNNNNNNNNNNNNNNNNNNNNNNNNNNNNNNNNNNNNNNNNNNNNNNNNNNNNNNNNNNNNNNNNNNNNNNNNNNNNNNNNNNNNNNNNNNNNNNNNNNNNNNNNNNNNNNNNNNNNNNNNNNNNNNNNNNNNNNNNNNNNNNNNNNNNNNNNNNNNNNNNNNNNNNNNNNNNNNNNNNNNNNNNNNNNNNNNNNNNNNNNNNNNNNNNNNNNNNNNNNNNNNNNNNNNNNNNNNNNNNNNNNNNNNNNNNNNNNNNNNNNNNNNNNNNNNNNNNNNNNNNNNNNNNNNNNNNNNNNNNNNNNNNNNNNNNNNNNNNNNNNNNNNNNNNNNNNNNNNNNNNNNNNNNNNNNNNNNNNNNNNNNNNNNNNNNNNNNNNNNNNNNNNNNNNNNNNNNNNNNNNNNNNNNNNNNNNNNNNNNNNNNNNNNNNNNNNNNNNNNNNNNNNNNNNNNNNNNNNNNNNNNNNNNNNNNNNNNNNNNNNNNNNNNNNNNNNNNNNNNNNNNNNNNNNNNNNNNNNNNNNNNNNNNNNNNNNNNNNNNNNNNNNNNNNNNNNNNNNNNNNNNNNNNNNNNNNNNNNNNNNNNNNNNNNNNNNNNNNNNNNNNNNNNNNNNNNNNNNNNNNNNNNNNNNNNNNNNNNNNNNNNNNNNNNNNNNNNNNNNNNNNNNNNNNNNNNNNNNNNNNNNNNNNNNNNNNNNNNNNNNNNNNNNNNNNNNNNNNNNNNNNNNNNNNNNNNNNNNNNNNNNNNNNNNNNNNNNNNNNNNNNNNNNNNNNNNNNNNNNNNNNNNNNNNNNNNNNNNNNNNNNNNNNNNNNNNNNNNNNNNNNNNNNNNNNNNNNNNNNNNNNNNNNNNNNNNNNNNNNNNNNNNNNNNNNNNNNNNNNNNNNNNNNNNNNNNNNNNNNNNNNNNNNNNNNNNNNNNNNNNNNNNNNNNNNNNNNNNNNNNNNNNNNNNNNNNNNNNNNNNNNNNNNNNNNNNNNNNNNNNNNNNNNNNNNNNNNNNNNNNNNNNNNNNNNNNNNNNNNNNNNNNNNNNNNNNNNNNNNNNNNNNNNNNNNNNNNNNNNNNNNNNNNNNNNNNNNNNNNNNNNNNNNNNNNNNNNNNNNNNNNNNNNNNNNNNNNNNNNNNNNNNNNNNNNNNNNNNNNNNNNNNNNNNNNNNNNNNNNNNNNNNNNNNNNNNNNNNNNNNNNNNNNNNNNNNNNNNNNNNNNNNNNNNNNNNNNNNNNNNNNNNNNNNNNNNNNNNNNNNNNNNNNNNNNNNNNNNNNNNNNNNNNNNNNNNNNNNNNNNNNNNNNNNNNNNNNNNNNNNNNNNNNNNNNNNNNNNNNNNNNNNNNNNNNNNNNNNNNNNNNNNNNNNNNNNNNNNNNNNNNNNNNNNNNNNNNNNNNNNNNNNNNNNNNNNNNNNNNNNNNNNNNNNNNNNNNNNNNNNNNNNNNNNNNNNNNNNNNNNNNNNNNNNNNNNNNNNNNNNNNNNNNNNNNNNNNNNNNNNNNNNNNNNNNNNNNNNNNNNNNNNNNNNNNNNNNNNNNNNNNNNNNNNNNNNNNNNNNNNNNNNNNNNNNNNNNNNNNNNNNNNNNNNNNNNNNNNNNNNNNNNNNNNNNNNNNNNNNNNNNNNNNNNNNNNNNNNNNNNNNNNNNNNNNNNNNNNNNNNNNNNNNNNNNNNNNNNNNNNNNNNNNNNNNNNNNNNNNNNNNNNNNNNNNNNNNNNNNNNNNNNNNNNNNNNNNNNNNNNNNNNNNNNNNNNNNNNNNNNNNNNNNNNNNNNNNNNNNNNNNNNNNNNNNNNNNNNNNNNNNNNNNNNNNNNNNNNNNNNNNNNNNNNNNNNNNNNNNNNNNNNNNNNNNNNNNNNNNNNNNNNNNNNNNNNNNNNNNNNNNNNNNNNNNNNNNNNNNNNNNNNNNNNNNNNNNNNNNNNNNNNNNNNNNNNNNNNNNNNNNNNNNNNNNNNNNNNNNNNNNNNNNNNNNNNNNNNNNNNNNNNNNNNNNNNNNNNNNNNNNNNNNNNNNNNNNNNNNNNNNNNNNNNNNNNNNNNNNNNNNNNNNNNNNNNNNNNNNNNNNNNNNNNNNNNNNNNNNNNNNNNNNNNNNNNNNNNNNNNNNNNNNNNNNNNNNNNNNNNNNNNNNNNNNNNNNNNNNNNNNNNNNNNNNNNNNNNNNNNNNNNNNNNNNNNNNNNNNNNNNNNNNNNNNNNNNNNNNNNNNNNNNNNNNNNNNNNNNNNNNNNNNNNNNNNNNNNNNNNNNNNNNNNNNNNNNNNNNNNNNNNNNNNNNNNNNNNNNNNNNNNNNNNNNNNNNNNNNNNNNNNNNNNNNNNNNNNNNNNNNNNNNNNNNNNNNNNNNNNNNNNNNNNNNNNNNttttttaatataatatatttaatatataattatggtaattataaatatcgttttctggacattttcccccagtgaaatttaaaaaaaaaaagtctttcagtTTGCAGAGCATttcagttgctcattaccttttttttttttttNttatggtaattataaatatcgttttctggacattttcccccagtgaaatttaaaaaaaaaaagtctttcagtTTGCAGAGCATttcagttgctcattacctttttttttttttttaaatgttttttaaaaaaatcaaaccaatttcctcagggtTCTTGTGAAACatatctgaacacagcaaaaaaacgTGTacctaggtttcaaagggttaaacatgttaaatttgGGATGCTTCAAAGTCACTGTTAACTAggctatatattttttagaattttgttaTGTTAATGTAACTATACATTATCGAATTGCATCGTATTGTACTGAATTGAATATCATATGTCAGTCTTTGTCGGACTGCATTAAGGAATCCCTATGATTACATTCAGAAGAAGCAGAAAATATTTATGCTTTACAGTAATATTACTGTAAATCTGTAATCTCTCTATCGACCACAGgacatttcacttttcattttatgaaataaaaacattcacaccataaacacagaaaatgcacaaattagcATGTAGGGAATGCAGGAAAATatgatgctatttttttttttctggtagaATAAAGCATCAAAGTAGCAAtggacattttgacatatttaaatacatttacaccataacttgatgcaaaaaaggcacaaactgGTCCATTCACCAATATAAAGGAATTAAGTATTTGATGATCAAAGTTTTTGGTGGTGGACctaaaataatctaaaacaaATTTCATATATGCCCTGGCTCTAACACTGGCTCCAGTCTTTGCATGGCCCTGAGTAGAATCTGTAACCATGCCATATTTGCATGAAGCTGCAGGACAACAATCAACCAGTCAACAGGAAGGTTCATTCAAAtggttattttaatatttgctaATTTGTTTGCTCCCCTGAGACACAGTGTCAACTGCAagattttaaccaaaaacataacactGAAGTAGTAAATAAGAAAGGTGGcaaaatatttatgaaatataCACAACACAGAAAGAAATTCTGTGATGCTTTATGgagaactgattttttttttcagaatatcaAGGATGTGTTAAGATAGATTTTCGTTAACACCTATCTTCACTGCCCTCTACATTACAGCCTTATGGGACTGTAACAGTGTTTTTGGACGTCACTGAATCTGCTAAATCTGCTAAAATATTGTTGTAATGTAGTGCAATGAATGAAAATCAGTGGCTTCCAGGAAGGTTGTCATCAGCTCGATATATAAAGTGTggtgtttgatttaatttgtttaataaataataataatggcatgACTGTGATAAACAAAAGAATtgtttttgctatactatattTTGTATGCACTGAATGCCTGCCTATCATACACATCACTGTCCTCTAGACTAAAGCCTTGCAAGACTTAACCAGTCTTTATGTATGTTAAAGACATTAAatctattaaaatattttcataatgtagtacaatgaaataaaatcaatggcTTCTAGGGATGTGGTCATCAGTaatagatatataaaaatatgaatacactGGTATTTTTCTGTTCACAAATATCCATCAGCTTCTGCTGTGGTTTATTTAGTatgtaatgaataaaaataaatggcttCCAGGAACATTGTCATCAGTAGACCTACTGTGTGATCACTGTCCTCCAGGCTACAGTCTTGCAGGACTGTATTAGTGTTTTATAATGTTAAAGAAGTTAAATCTgctaaatattttcataatatcCAACAGCTCCTGCTGtgctatattttttatacagtgAGTGATCAATGACTTCCAGGAACATGCTCATCAGAATTTTATATACAAAGTTTGTAATTTGTGGTAAATCTttcaaaagatgcaaaaacactggCGGACTTCTGTGCACAAATATCCAACAGCTCCTGCTGTGCtatattttttcatacaatGAGTGGAAATCAATGGCTTCCAGGAACATTTTCATCAGTATTGTATATATAAAGTATGCAATATGTgataactttttaataaatgcaaaaacacttgTATACTTTGGTACACAACCAGCTGCTACGGTATAgtattttggggtttgtttCACAATAAATTGAAATCAATATCCTCCAGGAAcacggtctctctctctctatctccgtctctctcacacacacacaaacacacactaaaaagaTTCTGTTAACAAATATCCAATAGCTCCTACTCCGCTATATTCAATTACAACTCTTATTTCTTGACAGGATTTCTAGAGGAAGATGAACTGGGGCTTTTTGGAGAACATCCTCAGTGGGGTGAACAAGTACTCTACTGTGATCGGGCGCATCTGGCTCTCTGTGGTCTTTCTCTTCAGGATCCTGGTGTACGTGGCGGCAGCTGAGCAGGTGTGGAAAGACGAGCAGAAGGATTTTGTGTGCAACACTCGACAGCCCGGCTGTGAGAACGCCTGCTTCGACCAATTTTTCCCCATCTCGCAAGTGCGCCTCTGGGCTCTGCAGCTCATCATGGTGTCCACCCCGTCCCTGCTGGTGGCCCTGCATGTGGGCTACAGGGAGCACCGGGAGGCCAAACACAAGCGGAAACTGTACAAGGACAAAGGGAGCATTGATGGCGGTCTGTTCTGCACCTATGTTGTCAGCCTGGTCGTCAAGATAATCTTTGAGGCAGGCTCGCTGCTTGTTTTCTACTTTGTGTACAACGGCTTTGAGGTGCCTATACTGCTCCGCTGTAGCGAGAGTCCCTGTCCCAACACAGTGGACTGCTACCTCGCCAGAGCCACAGAGAAGAAGATCTTCCTCTACATCATGGGCTGCACATCCATCCTGTGCGTCATTCTGAATTTTGTGGAGCTCATGTACATTGTGTGGAAGCAGTTGTGGAAATGCTTCTCCAAGCGGTACGTCCCTGTGCAGAGGAAGGCTACGAGTGAGTGTCCGCCTCCTGTTTCCATTGTCAACAGATTTGCCTCTGCTGAACccacagcaaacacagagaaCAGCACCGCAAACAGATCCACCGCTGAAAACCAGCCTGTCCAGTCCTAATGGGGAGGGACCGACTGAGAGCTCATGTTTCCATCTCAAAGTGAAACCAAAGTGTTTACCTGAAACACAGCACCATTTCGTTGTggttaaaaggacagttcatcccaaaatgaGAAATGCATAGTGCTTTTTATTAATCGAGATGATTTGAGTGTTGAAAaaatcagctgtagagatgtctgccttctctccaacacACTGGAACTAGACTGTGGTAaaatctcaacagcaatgtctctttttgactcggttactcaagataatccacagaccgtGTTGCGAgcaatttcatgtatttctttctATAGAACTGCacctgccaaccatatcacAGCGCAGCagaaagcgtgcatctactgctagcactactgagctagctaacatcaCAGCTTAGccaaggaggacgccattaatgtttacatctcctGCTGTCAAGACGGGCACAAGTCTATCGTCCATGAGTAGCtgcactcttccttctgcactgtgataCGATAGGAGCATGTAGCTTGGTGGAAAGACAATAGAGAACCCctgtaatgagtcctaaaacccataaataagttagcattttggcacctccggttccctcgtctcagagtcaatgagtttttggttagaagcctgagatgaggtctgtggttaaccCAAGCTTAAAAGACTTTTCGGTTTTGCTCGACGACATAAaatttgtcagtaaataccccacttgcaaACTTTCAaccttttatgtgtctttaaaaaggcggttgcaaacaagtggctaaataagactacagaaaaatcccataggccaTGGCAGTGTTAGCTGCAGTGTTGGCCTATAGAAAAACGCCATCCCTGAGGCACTCTATACacgaaactgctcacaacaaggtcgtATCACAGCGCAGATGGAAGAGTGCATCTGCTCACAGACAAGAGGCTTGTGCTTGTTGTAACAGTAAAAGATGTAGGCCttaacattaatggcgtcctatCTGGCTGAGCTGTGATGTTAGCTAgctggtgctaggtgagctagcactagatgcacacttccctcTGCGCAGTAATTTAGGTGGGGTTTGTGGGTGTTGTTCAGTTGATAATAGTTCCTACGTGAACCTTATAacaacaaggtttgtggattttcttgagtaaccaggtcaagatttttggaaagagatttattttttggaaagagatttatatttatttttttaggtatttttttggcactatGAGCACTACAAGCCAAGCCATCTAGCTCCATTTTATtaggcagacatctctgtggctgatatctccaacactctgcaactccaAACAGTCTTGACTAACATTTGTAAGTCTTCAGTTGCTGTGGAGTGGCTTTGTCAGGTGTGTAATAATCTCAGGTTGGTCTTGAggaccaaaaaaacatttttttttacatgtttacaagGCAGAGAGGGTCTAAACAAAGGCAGATTGGATTATTGGAAATGTTggatccagtgtttttggagTTTGGACCCCACAAAGGACTTAAATCATGGAGAATATACATGTGCTTTCTTGCTATGACAAGCCATAAAAGTCTGCTGTGAAAAGCATCCATTACACATACAAATCTAGATGATTTTTTGGGTTATCCATAGCTAGTTGCACAAATTACTAGTTACACTGTAACTGCTGTGTAACTATGTGTATGGAGTATTAGCCAGTGGAAATATCTTTAATTATTTGTAGTTCTGACTGGATAAATGTACTTGTGAGATACAGCTGCTACAAAAGTAGTTTGGGATATCTTGAAAGAAGTTTTGAGTTAAGAAGTAAGATATTCGAATTAATATCTTCAACTCTTTGcccaaaatattaaattctaaacaaatacatttttttaaggtttataTCATATAAtgggcctttttttccttcatttgatttaaaaggcattttaagATTGAGATACAGTCAAGATGTTGTTGTGAATGTCTAAACTAAATCTAATTCTGACAAAATGCTGGACATTAGTGCTTTACAAACAGACCTTTGAGTAGAGAAGGATAGTAGTAGgatataaatatgcaaatacttGACAGATACCCTAAGGAAACTGTCAAattaattgttcattttttcacctttttttccagtattttgaTATTCAACTCATGGTCAATGGCCAGCTAGTGTCCATGCAACCCTTTTAGCCTGTTGAAAATATCTCACAGGAACATGGGTTATATGTATTCTGAAAGTCAGTGGTGGCAGAATATATATTacgtttttgtttggttttctaTGATTCCTGATGTCATTTAACAACACTTTTTGGTTTCCCTGAGAGGATGAAATGATTTCAACTTATATAATCAAGAGATATTTAGCACTGATGTTGTGTGGATGATGCATGATGCTACTTAAATAAGAAGCATCGTAAGTAAGATTAGTCAGcctattatatttttatatagaattattatagctgcagtttttattaagacttttggaaaaaaaaaaaagaaagcgaTTTAATCTATTCAAGAGCATCAATGGTACTATATTGCTTGTGAACATGTTTAGtgcaataataaattaataatatattgaaCTTAAACTAAATGTGCTCTTCTTTCTCAAATACACTGAACACTCGATCTAAGAGCTTCTCTGCTATGAGCTGCTGTTTTGGTTGGCTGTTCACCAGACTGTGATTCAGAGCTAATTGCTCACCTGAAATGAGAAGTGACAACCACAATATTCTTAAATGGCCACTGAGAGCACTTTGTTTCTCTAATTACACTATGAACAACTTGCTCTAAAGTAACAAGTACTACCTGGTAGGCCTTTTTTAAGagatagtttaacattttgcaacatacagtacatctgACTTCTTTCCCATAGTCAGGATAAATATCTTTGaccaaaaacctttttaaagatAGGGTAGAGTTGAGTATTGGTGATTTAACACAAGATTTTTGATAActatcagtaatgtggatatagtCCCTTATTTCTgtccagttttaaaaaattccatCACTTCACTGTAATGCGGCCTTTATAACCAGCAACAAACAAACCGAAAAACT is drawn from Plectropomus leopardus isolate mb chromosome 16, YSFRI_Pleo_2.0, whole genome shotgun sequence and contains these coding sequences:
- the LOC121955608 gene encoding gap junction beta-7 protein-like, whose translation is MNWGFLENILSGVNKYSTVIGRIWLSVVFLFRILVYVAAAEQVWKDEQKDFVCNTRQPGCENACFDQFFPISQVRLWALQLIMVSTPSLLVALHVGYREHREAKHKRKLYKDKGSIDGGLFCTYVVSLVVKIIFEAGSLLVFYFVYNGFEVPILLRCSESPCPNTVDCYLARATEKKIFLYIMGCTSILCVILNFVELMYIVWKQLWKCFSKRYVPVQRKATSECPPPVSIVNRFASAEPTANTENSTANRSTAENQPVQS